Within Xiphias gladius isolate SHS-SW01 ecotype Sanya breed wild chromosome 14, ASM1685928v1, whole genome shotgun sequence, the genomic segment CAGAAGCAGTGAATTTAAGAGTAACTAATTAGAGCAAGGGGAAATGAAAGGGCTGTGTGGGTGGTGGAATTGTTGTTGCTggttatttttactgaaaagcCAGCGCAAAACATACACCCAATATTTCTTAAcatgcagtgttttgtgtgtctgtgtgtatgtgtgtgcgcgcacgtgcGTGCGTGTTTCAGGGTGTCTAAGCTTCTGTTTCCTCCGATTCCTCGGCCCCCGCCAAAGTACACAtatttcctggaaaaaaatgagacattCAATGTAAGTGCAGGCCcacactgtacacacaagcAGTCATATTgcacacacccacccaaccacaAACACTCATGAACAAATGTTGCCAAAGTTTTGTCTTCTTATgttgtgtttccagtctttctaTCCTGCCCTGTCGCCTAAGGCTGAGGAGGAGATCACAGAGGTGGAGGACACAGAGTAAAAGCCTggaatgtcattttaaaagcaatatgggattcacattcatatttaataaaCACCTGAGGTCACGTCTAACTCTGTTCACTCCCAGGtgcattttaatacaaaatgtcCTTTCAGAAACTCGcataaatgtgttgaatgcatgTATATGAGTGTGGGTGTTTTGATAAAACACACTCTTCACACTCACTTGCTCTGCCTGAATTAGCTGGTTAGCTAGTCCTGAAATTTGGATCTAGTGTTTCCACAAAATGTGTGTAactatttgtgtgtgaaataaagTTGAGTGATGCATTATCatctgctctttcaaaattcattcattcattcattcagtcaacCTTTAAAATTCATTCGTTCATTCAGtcaacctttatttatacaAGGGGGTTCACTGACAGCAGTTTACAGGCTTCATTAAAGAGGCCCTGTTTATACAGGATAATaacagcaaaagcaaaaatccaacatttagaaaacattaaaacttacaaaactgaaaaaaaacctaacttATGAGAagggtaagaaaaaaaaggggggggggggcaacaacattaaataaaatatgatcaCAACAAAATTGGATAAAGGCTTAATTACCCTTGatattttatgaaatttgtttatttgcttactggcagagagtcagatgagaagacaATACCAGGCAATGCCAAGCCACACTCTTGTAACAGTTCTAAAGCCATATTAATCTCAGAgagctttgattaaaaaaaaagactgaaatgcaCGTACAGTGAATAATATCACTATTGCACAGAGATAAGACTGTGGCCTGAACTATTCGTTGATTAAATGAACTAGAGAGAGAAAATTGTCCATACAaagttattattaaaattaaaatattacagcaaCAATGACCAGAACAACTGCAGTTAACAAAGCAAAGGAGAGCTTTTGGCAGCAGCAGTGGGCCCCGACTCGGACTCAAATGAGAGTAACTCAGTCCTGCCGTACTGTTGCAGCTCTCTGAGACTGAGAGTAATCACGTGCGATCAAGTCTCTGGTGAGGGAAGATAACAATGCTACTTCCTAAGAAGCAGCGGCCACGGGTTTAAAGTTGTTTAACTGCAGCATCACGtattttattttgcacaaaATACGTTGACTGGAATACTGTATGCTGAGAACAATGCACACACATCTAGTTTTTGTGaagagcatgtttttttttaagagcttgTTGTACGACCTGAAAATCAGCTTGTAGATTGGATATTTCCAGTGACTGCGAAAGAACCTAAATAATTAAGTGTGCCCAAAATAAATCCTACGGTCTGCCTTTCTTTCACTGCTACATCGCAGTCACAGTCAGAGCGTAACAACACAGTTCCTGTGGTGTTACACTCAGTGAGGCCACCCTGCTATAGCGTCTTCAAATAAGATCAACAATCTGCAGATAAACCACACAGATGCCCTCTCCACAAAAACCATTcaactctgtgtctgtgtagaaAGAAAGTATTACAATACATGACCAAAACCATGTAAATGGTTTCccttatggaaaaaaaaaacaccataatATACACAGACGACCAGATGATTAAGACTGAGGCCACTATGGTGGAATCTGTTGTGTCTTGgcaaactgacaaacacaccCTTCCTCAtacacgaaaaaaaaaatgacagaccaCATATGCAAGATGTGTCTTTCTGCCAAAAGGAAACCACAGCAACAGAGATAGTATTTGATATATCTGCAGAAATACGATATATTGCTACACTCAATCTGGCAACAAATCCAAAACGTTTTAATGACTTTCAGGGGGTCTCAAGTACTTGGTGAAATACTCGAATCTGGCACAGTTTTTTTATACACTACAGTGGCCACTTTTTCCTAATCTTGTGAGAATTTTTTGAAACTGATACTAAGGTGACACAAATATGGATAAAAATAGATATGGCAGAGAGTACGCAGATCCTCGATATGCCACATACTGCACGGCTCTCTCATCTGCAGTTTGTCCGTCTGATTGACGCCGCTGGTCCGCCAGTCTAGAAGCACAGCCTCAGTAGGcagagctgctgttgctgctcatCTCCATGTAGGCAAACTCTGTGGAGGAGACAGCTGCAACTATGTTAGAGTTGAGTGAGTGGGCCATGAACCGGAACAGACATTTCAATGCTGAAAAAGAACTCTTCGatttatcacaaacacaaaacacacgttgaatacactgtgtgtgtgtgtgtgtgtgtgtgtgtgtgtgtttgtctctgagtTTGTGCCTGTGTCAATGCGCGGTGCAGATTTAACTGTTCCATATAGTAAGTATAGAAGacttttcaggatttttttggcaatttgacacaaaggaaaatagtctatattataatatataaagtaaatgtgtctgtgtgtgtgtgtgtgtgtgtgtgtgtgtgagtgagtgtgtgtaggtgtgtgtgtgtgtgtgtttatgcgaTACCTTGTCCAGAGCTGATGTACTTGAGCTCTGTTCTGTCCAATGGATGTGTGAGGGGGGCTATTCCGACACCAGAGGCTGCACTCCTTCTGTAGCTTTCTATCAATGTTTCAAGCGTCCTAAATCTCTGCGGTCTGTCTCTTGAATTCTGataatcacaaacacacacaagccataAATAACTTccttgtgtatatgtgtgtgtgtgtgtgtctgtgcgtgcgcgTGGAGTGCCGACATGTGCGATATGCATGCAGACGTTCACCCACTTGAAGAAACCAACCGTCGGCGGAGTGTGCAAGCCTGTAGGTGTGCACAAAAGGTGCTTTcctgcaaaacacaaatttcaGAGATTTTAACGATTTGTTGTGAAGTGGTGTAAAATCTGAAACTGCACACGTTGACGCTCACATTCCAATCGAATGATTAAATCTGTGAAAGAGAGATGTGAATCTGGAGCAGAGGATGACTGAGTGATTTCAGTTCTGTGTTGGACACACTGATGGTCAAACAGGTTCTCATTTACTCCTAGAGAGCGGTTTAACTGATTCATACGGAATTCCAGTAAGTGTGATTATTTCAGATTGTctaactttcttttttactctaCAAGCTGTTGTTCTTTCTAAAAACTGTACATGAAGTAGCCTTAATGAAGTATAGACTTGAGTCTTGACTGGAATTCTTATTAGAAGATGTCtttctgaatactttttttgtatttgaaccACTGAAACATAGTTTGTAgacagcggtggaagaagtactcagatcttttatcTTTAAGTAGAAATACCAACcatgtaaaagtactccattacaaggAAAGTCCAGTATTTAAAATTAGAACTAAGTAAAGGTACAGAAgtattgtcagcaaaatgtactcaaagaCTCAAAATTAAAGGTATTTGTCCTTCAGAAAAATGTCCCAAgcaaaagtttcattttactgctgtagttgGTTGGAGTGcagctagtttgaactactttaggtagtttagtccagtggttccccaCCGTGGGGTCGGGCCCCTcaaaagggtcacaagataaatctgacgAGTCTTGAGATGATTAATGTGAGACGAAAGACGAAAAAATGTTCCGATAAACACATcggcatttattttttgtacttttcaatAACTTTGTAAAACTTACATACTATTGAGTTTGAGCCTCAGTTATGTAACTGAAAATGCAATGAGACGTTTAGAGGGGAAacgtctctttggtggaaccTAACTCACGCATAtgtgaaacatgacaaggggcCCCAACCACACACTTATTTTGTTGTGAGGGGTCACGAGTGAAAAAAAATACCGGTTTAATCTTTATTTCATGAGATGATCATGTGTGTTAAATGCCGAATTGAAAAAGTGACTAGTAATTAACTAATTGGAAAATAACTgtagtggattaaaaaaaatacaatgttgctctctgaaatgttgtggatAAGAGATATAAAGTGGTATCGAATGGATGGGCCCAAGTACAGGTACTTTAAATTTACatgagtacagtacttgagtaaatgtacttatttatttttcaccactCTTTTGCAGTTTGTCCAAGgagttctgtgtgtttttagctcTCTGCTTTGGTAAAGCGCACATACTCCAGATTTGGATTAACACTGACTTTGGcaccaaaatattttattttttatgttttctatttttacttgtCCTTCTGTACAATGAGTTTCACTGTACTCAATTTTTAcatgcatatttaaaaacaaccttTGTGGAGTGAGGCTGCAGCACGTCTCTAAATTTTTCTCAGCGTCGCAACACGACACTGCACATTTTCCAGCAAGTGCAAACTACAATCTTGTCCACAAATACTGCCGCTGGCAGAAAGGTGCTTTACTATTtatgaaatgctgtttttatttaatatcatTAGGCACTTCAACAGGCACTTCACTCATGGTTAACGCTTACAcataatctaatttaaaaaaaagtgtgtaaggctttcagtgttatttcttgaattaacattaacattttgtcGAATTCTTGCcgtatgttcattttttttctttgttcagcaCCTTTTAAAGTGCCTGCAACAAACGGAGCTGTAACTTTCATTCTATCATTCCCTCTCACTCGTTTTGTCAATTCAGCAAAGTATAAAGCTGCCAGGAGCtcaaaatacaagaaaatgaCACCGGAGCCCATACAAATGTGGGATAATTACTTACAGTATTATCAAAGAAAAAGTTTAAGGTTGTACAGTCATAAATTAGTTTTTTGAAAGCCCCACATCAGCACTTTGAGCTGGTTTTCTCAGCTTGTCTCTACgatatttaaatacaattaTGTTACTATAAATAAAATCGGCTCGGTGTAGCCACTGAAGAATGAAGAATGAGCCAACAAACTCATAAAGGTGCAACAtggctgaataaaaaaaataaaaaaaagtcacttttggGTCATATTTGTGCACGCACACTCACAGCTCACCTCACACACAGGCAGTAGGCGCCCTGCACAGTCTCACTGTCCCTCAGCAGAAAGCTGCCATCACGTCCAAACCTCTCCAGCAGCCTCTCTGCGGCCTCGCTTCCGATTCTCCCGTAGTAAATAGACTGGACCAGCCTCCCCTCCTGCTCCATGTCGCCTCAGAGAAGGCACTCGTGTGCATACACGGTGGACGCGTAGCAAGGTCTAGCAGCAgataagggggaaaaaagctaaGAAGCAGGAAAAgcttttttggttttcacaCTTTTCTGTCCTGCGGCTGCGGCTGACGTTCTGCATTTTGTCTAACCCAAATTATGCTTCCTctaatttctttttctgacgAAAAGTGAAAGTATAACTTTGATGTTGCTGTGCCTTCTTAATTCAGTACCTGGTTTGCAAGTCACAAAAGCAACTGATTTCTCACCTCTGCTCTGCCACACACTCAGCTAGTTTGCCTTCTGCTAACGCGTGTGCgtaaacatgtttctgtttgtctttgtcaacGCTGTTCTATGAAATTACATTCAATATTGAACTGGCCCAGTTCATTAGGAGCTGTTTTTTCACAATCTCATACACAATCATAAACAATACATGTTTCAGAGTTGCGGTCTGACATCAGTGGCCTTGACATCAGTGGTCAACACCACGTGGATGTGGTGCTGACAGATAATGTTGGGGATTGGAAGCCGTGTAAATGTGGTCTGTGATAAattcacaaagacagagaacagtAAGTGAAGACAGACggcatgtctctctctctctcacgcacacgcacacacacacacacacacacacacacacacacacacacacacacacacacacacacacacacacaaataaaccaGACCTATGAGCTTTTATTCAAGGATAAGAAATTTTTCACAACAAATACTTTACCAAAGTAGGTAAAGGTTCTTTAATTAGAGAAAACTGACATGAGTGCAAGCAGAATGAAACACCATCTCTCAGTTATCGTACATCGTAGATCATGTATGCGGCCTGCTGAATCAAAGGTGGACTCCTTTTAACATTTAgctgcttttcctttcatgTTGACATGGCTCTGGGTATGTCCTGGGTACATGGTTCAAAAGAAAGCACATATTTACGTTTCACCAGACCGTTTTGCCTACTAAAAAGGTAGTAACTTTTGAAGAGAGCCAGCTGCAGAAGCCTCATAAACTGTTCCTAACGTGCTGAGAGGAACATCAGGAAGGAAAACAACTATCAGTAAATGAGGGTTAGTTTCACGAGGGAGGAAAGGTTGGAGACATTCTGCCCAATGTCCGCCAGGTGGCGCTGGAACAAAGCCTAGCAATAGAGCCCTACGCATTCATgagaaatacaataaatacactGTGTACTAAGCAAGAATCTAAATGCTCAACGCCATTTTTTCAACAGATACCGACACTATACATCCGTTATCTGTTGTGGACTGCCACGGCCTATCTATGGCTCACTCGCTTCTCTTCATCAGTACGGACAGAGTGAGGAGGTGAGATAGACCTGTGTTTTTGTTCGATTACCCGAGGGGATGCTGTGGGAGTTACGGTGGAAATAAGCAAATAACATAGAAACATTATGCAAATTAAAACCTttcaaagcaggaaaacaaatgtgggcagtaaaaaaaaaaaaaaaaaagttccagaatcaaaccataaaaaaaaatctcaaggtCAAAGTGGGTACAAATGCTTAACATGAAAGAATGAGAGTAATTGAATGCACATTAAATGTTTCGATTGTGTACTTTTCCTGCTCCTAATGCTGcgttctttcttcctttccatATGTCTTATCACTTATTTTAATGGCTATTCAAAATAAGACAATTGGCTGCTACAATGTCACTAGCTGtgacaatttttcatttaaccttCCAACATTTGTCGTTTTCATCTTCTTGTTCCCCCCTCTCACTTTTCTTCtatcttatttttcttattcctcCATCTGaacctccctctttcctccatTGGCTTAGTGCacttactttcatttttaaattaatatttgacACGTAATTCAACATTTCATTCAATTATTTTGCCCCTGATGTATTTTACAATGGctgttttatgggttttttccccccaattttttaagaaaaatacaaaagcaatCTCCCATCATATTGCACTGGACTGGAGCTGCTGTCAGCCATTAAAAGGTCAGGAGGCACCTgtgggaaacagaaaaattaaagttgtgtgaaaaataaaatatcattgcTGCTCCTTTGTCTTGCAGGCCCTTGCAATACAtaaatttcttttttggcaTGGTGCTCCATGTCTCTGCTGTAATATCATGTCGGCATTCAGTCTTTGTCCTCTGCTTCTCTTACCGACACAAAACCTGTTCCTGTGGATTAAGGGGAATAATACTGCAAAACCTGCTGCGAGAAAGTagtttgcaaacattttttggtGGGCTCCGTACTAAACTTCATTATGCATTGTCCAGCAGGTCATATAGTCTACTTTGTTGATTCAATCTCTACCATGTCAGTTTATCAGACTGGATCCCTGTCTTCTAGACAAGTCTGATGtgctagtgttttttttgttaacagcTGTGCTATACAGAGATGAGTTTAAGCCTTGGGCAGTAGCAGCGTCTTTTTCACAGGTTTATGTAATTTCGCATCACATATATAAAGGGGTCGAATTTAAGTTTATACCTGGTTTTGCCATGGTTCTCAGATTCTAAAAATCGCATTTACTGACACACCGGGTCCGCGCTGCGTGGAAAATTTCAATTTCTTCGCCGACGAAACGTTCCAGTGGCTCCTGAAGACACCTCAAAACAACAACGCACTTCAGCCAGTGTTTCTTCTCGCCTGACATGCGACAGGACATCAAGGCGTCCTACTTTGCAACATCAGTACCAAGAGAGTGGACCGCAGGCAGAATAAAGAGGAACGCTCcagcatatactgtactgaACACGCACAAACATTCTGTGAAAAATCCCTTGCTCTTCAGCTTAAATTCTGACCTAGACctaattcaaataaattaaagcaCATAGAGCTTAATATGCAGCTTATTCTCATTTTcacctcttccttcctcttatTTTCTGGCCTCCAGTGAGTTGATGGTTTGGAGCTCTGCAGAAAACCTCTCGCCCAAATCGCTGTTGGCCTGCAGGAAACCACCCAGCCCCCTCAACTGCTCAGCATCCTAACGAAGAGGCAGAGAGTAGGTTGAAATCACGcgacatatttctttttatttattacgtGTAAAAGCTGCACAGTAGGTGTATACGgacatctgtgtttgttcttCGCACCTGTGTCTTtgtatcatcattatcatcgGCATGCAGTAATTCCTGCAACCTCTCTTGTAGCAACTCAGCTTCCCATTGGCTGATTAAGTTGGCACTGGGCTCCCCTTGGTGGACAGAATCACACTCTAATCCATCCAAGTCACCAGAGTCCAGTTGGTCCACACCAGAGACACATATTAACAAATCAACAGCCAGCATCTGGACAAACAattcacatgcaaacaaaatgggacaaaaaaataactataatGTAACTGAGTGCTTCTCAATCCGTGACATGTTTGAGCAGCATCGgtacacacgcaaacacacacacacacacacacacacacacacacacacacacacacacacacacacacacacacacacacacacacacacacacacacagaaacatgctcACCTTATCTATCTCTTGTCCAACCTTTGCCATCTGTGGTATGTGGCTGAACTGCTGCACCAAGTGTTTCAGACTGGTCTGGTAATGTCGCATCCATTCGTCTTTCATACGCAACTCACAAGAATGCATTAACTCATTCCTGTATCGGATCACCTgcaaccccacacacacacccacacacacagaaacacatatcACGACAAtagaatcaaaacaaaattaaaaaaacaaaaacatgtcaatcTCCAGCACAAttttaacaaatacaaatcACTTTGTTTTGTACTTAAGCCCCTCCATCATTTCTTTTAGGCCAATTCACTGTAATATCTCAAAACTAAGTTGGGGATGCAATAAATCAGTCATGCGCATGTTAGCACAATTTCACAATGAGGAAGATttataaatgaagaaatgtaaaaactataaaatagcACATTCTTATTTATGTCACGAAAATAGAGTGTGTGCATTTCAGCAACATTTCAGAGCTTTAGTCTTGAACCTGCACACTGTTGTCCCCCCTGGTATATAAGACTTGGTTGTCATGTCATAATTTTCTGACTTAACAACTTGAGCATGCCCACTTTCAACAATGTGAATGTTTACCTCTCTCACAAATTTTGGATCCACAAACTGGAAGCGGTCACAGTAGTTGATGAGGTTGAGCAAAGCAGAGGCATCGCACTGATCTGCCCCCTTCACTTTCCCCTGACCACGGGGCATGTAGGCCTTCGGAAAGACAAGGAGGCAGGGGCTTCATTGGACTCACACATTCGAGTGAATATATTCAGATCCTTTGAgaatttttcagtgttcaagATACTTTTTTTCTGGCATACTCAAAATGCCACTGTTGGGGGACATGCTTTGGTGCTTTTGACTTTACCTGAACATGGGATAAGATAATTTGGCCAAACGGAGCTTCACTTGTTTCAGCAAACGCAGGTCAGCAGTCAAACATACAGTTAGGGCCGCAACTAaggatcattttcattattgattaacctgCTGATCACTTTAATTAGATGCGAGATATACATGTGACACATCTAAATAAATGGAATTTTTcaaataactgtcagattaatTATGCTACCGGGGTTTAATTACTCTAAACTAGTGGTTCCCCACCTTTCTTTAGTCTGATGAAACCCCATAGTCCTGGCAGATTAGCTCACATTCCCTGTCAGTCACCACACGTCTTCATTTGACTCGACCTTAAACTACATTAACATTACTACTAATATAAAACTGGACACTATTATGATCATATTTGACATATATTACAAGACAAGATGATCCTGGAGGTGTCGCGCTAGTGAACTGTTGTCATCAGTTGGTTTGCGTTTGCACCCCCTAACGCTTGGAGCGGCAGCAGCAGGGTGTTTgaaccatttatccattacttttagctatttcagcTTCTCACTCTCTCATCTGTGGCATGTGGTGCTAGGCTGACCGCACAAGAAAACGTCTCAGTTTCTCCACAGACCTGAGTAAGGCGTAGCACCCCATCATTGCTGGTAGCTGCTGGTTTTGGTAATTTTGACAATGAATACAGAGCCGCAACAATTAAAACGCTTAATTGAATATCAATCAGTAACTATCTAGATAATCAATCAACTGTTTATCGTTTTAAAAGCAAACAGGCCAAATGCtttatttgctggttccagcttttcaaacgTCAGGCTCTGATGCTTCCTTTGTCGTAAATAATAGTAAACTGCATTTCcttgagttttggactgtggtTGAATAGAACATGCAATCAAAACAGATCACCTTTGGTTGTGGGCAGTGGTGGAAtgcaactaagtacatttactcaagtactgtacttaagtatagtTTTGAAATACTTATACTTTACTAGAGTACTTCTGTTTCCTGCTACTTTACACtcctactccactacatttcagagagagatCCTGTACTTTTTTGTctgctgcatttatttaataacttGAGTGACATTACAGATTGTGGGAAATATCCATGggcatgttttattattttcggacactttatagacaaaacaattaatacattaattgagaaaaagttaattgcagccctaaataaATCTACTAAAGATCAGCCTCACGTGGTTTTGTAATCTCTGTAATTAGTGTTTATTCTCCTCCTAAATACAATtcgatttttctttttggaactttctctccttctccttcgcCTATTCTGCTGGTTGGGAATCTAAGCAATGGGATTACTGTATGGTGAGATGACTGGGAGGCTCTTCTCGCCCTCCAGGGGCCTTATTAGTGCTAGCTTGTATGACACAATTggaccacatttcccataaagcTCAGGTCCGCTTGCCGTGTTTAAGCTGGAACAgctccctttttctctcataGAGCAACAAAGCTGCTTTCCTGTGACACACTGTAAAGGGGGTTTTCAGCAGTTGCTCCCATTTGTTTATGACAACTATTTTACTATAGCACACATACTGCAGACGCCATGCAGTGGGTGTGTAGCGGTGTGAAGAGCACCTTGGCCACTTCCCAGGGGTCTGTTCTCCAGGAGGGAGGGAAGCAGTTGTCCCAGTTCACGGTGGCATCGGGTTGTCTGTGGTGTCTCAGGATCGCTGTCTGCCACGCAGTGCAGAGCCTACACAACCGGGAaagctggacacacacacacacacacacacacacacacacacacacacacacacacacacacacacacacacacacacacacacaccgatgctTACAACTTATTCACGTTAATGTGGGAATGAGTATCCATGAAAGGCTCTGGCGATAAAGATGAAGTGAGGGTCACTGTCGCTATATAGGACCCCACAAGAGATTCACAACCACAGAAGACTAATCCCACCTTATTCCCTTTCGGTTTGCATGAAGAAGTCTCACAGGGCTTCCGTAGCAGAGGGTTTTGATTGAGCAGATCTCCGTGGAAGGCTCTCATCTGCTGGCCGATGAAGGGATGGAGGCCGTCCTTCAGGATGAGCAGACATCGTCCGGCTTTCAGCCAGTTTTTGTACTCCCTGTCGTTGAGACGGACCACCAGCTGCTCGCGAACCATCCCGGCCTTTTACTTCCTGACGAAAAGCGTAAACAAGTCCAGAGCAAGTCCACACACGGTCCTCTCGTTTAGCTCCACCCAGTCAGCGCAAGTGACACAGTGGCCACGAGGTGGCGCCGTCGGCATTATAAACGCTGGGCTGTGCCTGGTGCTCTCCGGTTAGAGGGCGGCGCAGGTTTGCTGATGGTGACACATAGCTTTCAATAATGAATTCAGGTAATTCATAAAGGGAATGAAACTGTTgtactgtctttctttctgtttcttgaTCACATTGACATGCAGCTCTGTTTTTAAAGCAGCTTGGCTCGGCGGCGCTAACACCTGTAGTTTTCCTGCAGAGATCCCAGGGAGGCCTGTGGGCTTCGGGGCCTCGTTGGATGAAGGTTGCTGGCCTACAAATGCTTGTCCAGAGGTGAGGTCAGGGCTTGTTTGACCCCTAGCGCAGGGTCACACGTTCCAGCAGCAAAGCAGCTGCCGTATGACTATCAGTGTGTTGAACCtccgcctttttttttctcaggaaacTACAGGATCCGATACCCACATTAACCGGAGCCTCTTAGCATTTCTATGGAGCTGAGACCGTGGTTGTTGTAGAGGAAATCTTTTTCTGTTGCATACAGGCACACACCTAAACTGCTACCGATATAGCTGCAAAGACTAAGCGCTGGCTCATGAGCACTGCAGCTGACACCTCATGACAGAGTCGATATTACTAACATGGTTTTACTAATAGCACATGCAGGTATAGAGACATTAACAGCAGCGTTACAAACACCAGCATTAGCGGCTGTGTATAGTTGTCTCAGGATGCATTTGCAGAACCAGCCTGAACTCAAATAAAATAGCTTAATTAAGTCATGCAGGAACCTCATTTGTGGTGCTcttggaatgaaaaaaaaatacacctaaaATCTCAAAGCAACACACTGTGAACTGTTTTCATCGAAACTATTTCCAAGGTAGCTCCACTGAAAGGTGTACACAGGCCTGTCGATTATCTAgagtaaagtttgtttttatatttttttgtttgtttgtttttt encodes:
- the LOC120799434 gene encoding uncharacterized protein CXorf38-like isoform X2, which gives rise to MVREQLVVRLNDREYKNWLKAGRCLLILKDGLHPFIGQQMRAFHGDLLNQNPLLRKPCETSSCKPKGNKLSRLCRLCTAWQTAILRHHRQPDATVNWDNCFPPSWRTDPWEVAKVIRYRNELMHSCELRMKDEWMRHYQTSLKHLVQQFSHIPQMAKVGQEIDKMLAVDLLICVSGVDQLDSGDLDGLECDSVHQGEPSANLISQWEAELLQERLQELLHADDNDDTKTQDAEQLRGLGGFLQANSDLGERFSAELQTINSLEARK
- the LOC120798430 gene encoding SH2 domain-containing protein 1A-like isoform X2; the protein is MEQEGRLVQSIYYGRIGSEAAERLLERFGRDGSFLLRDSETVQGAYCLCVRKAPFVHTYRLAHSADGWFLQNSRDRPQRFRTLETLIESYRRSAASGVGIAPLTHPLDRTELKYISSGQEFAYMEMSSNSSSAY
- the LOC120799434 gene encoding uncharacterized protein CXorf38-like isoform X1: MVREQLVVRLNDREYKNWLKAGRCLLILKDGLHPFIGQQMRAFHGDLLNQNPLLRKPCETSSCKPKGNKLSRLCRLCTAWQTAILRHHRQPDATVNWDNCFPPSWRTDPWEVAKAYMPRGQGKVKGADQCDASALLNLINYCDRFQFVDPKFVREVIRYRNELMHSCELRMKDEWMRHYQTSLKHLVQQFSHIPQMAKVGQEIDKMLAVDLLICVSGVDQLDSGDLDGLECDSVHQGEPSANLISQWEAELLQERLQELLHADDNDDTKTQDAEQLRGLGGFLQANSDLGERFSAELQTINSLEARK
- the LOC120798430 gene encoding SH2 domain-containing protein 1A-like isoform X1; this translates as MEQEGRLVQSIYYGRIGSEAAERLLERFGRDGSFLLRDSETVQGAYCLCVRKAPFVHTYRLAHSADGWFLQNSRDRPQRFRTLETLIESYRRSAASGVGIAPLTHPLDRTELKYISSGQAVSSTEFAYMEMSSNSSSAY